The following are encoded together in the Aciduricibacillus chroicocephali genome:
- a CDS encoding M14 family metallopeptidase — MEKTDRVFQFNKALTYEELARKVDQLINEYPFIQKNTIGHSVLGKEIFELRIGTETEIIHYNASFHANEWITTLIAMRFLEEYASEYNKKAPQTNYALSIIPMVNPDGVDLVLGGYELGGPFKDEVIKINEGITSFSNWKANIRGVDLNKQFPAGWEIEAERKPKSPHFRDYPGYAPLTEPESIAMVQFAKENNIARLHALHTQGEEIYWGFQDFEPKESEEIVQQYAEKSGYKAVRDIDNYAGFKDWYLQEFRKPAFTLELGHGVNPLPLSQLDEIYKKSSEIFKLSMEC; from the coding sequence TTGGAAAAGACGGATCGTGTTTTTCAATTTAATAAAGCTCTAACTTATGAAGAATTAGCCAGGAAAGTAGACCAGCTTATCAACGAGTATCCATTTATTCAGAAAAATACAATTGGTCATTCGGTACTTGGAAAAGAAATTTTTGAACTGCGAATCGGTACAGAAACAGAAATCATCCATTATAACGCTTCTTTTCATGCTAATGAGTGGATTACCACACTTATCGCAATGCGTTTTCTAGAAGAATATGCTTCTGAGTACAACAAAAAAGCACCACAAACGAACTATGCACTCTCCATCATTCCAATGGTCAATCCAGATGGAGTTGACCTCGTATTAGGTGGCTATGAACTCGGAGGGCCATTTAAAGACGAAGTTATTAAAATCAATGAAGGGATAACAAGTTTTTCAAACTGGAAAGCAAATATTCGCGGTGTCGATCTGAATAAACAATTTCCTGCTGGATGGGAGATAGAGGCAGAAAGAAAACCGAAATCTCCACATTTTAGAGATTATCCGGGCTATGCACCCTTGACTGAACCCGAATCGATTGCGATGGTTCAGTTTGCCAAAGAAAATAATATAGCTAGATTGCACGCCCTACACACACAAGGAGAAGAAATTTATTGGGGATTTCAAGATTTCGAGCCAAAAGAAAGCGAAGAAATTGTACAGCAATATGCAGAAAAAAGCGGTTATAAAGCGGTAAGAGATATCGATAACTATGCGGGGTTCAAAGACTGGTACTTACAGGAATTTCGAAAACCTGCTTTTACATTGGAGCTTGGTCACGGTGTGAATCCTCTCCCTCTATCCCAATTAGATGAAATCTATAAAAAGAGTTCAGAAATTTTCAAGTTGAGCATGGAATGTTAA
- a CDS encoding dihydrofolate reductase, whose product MISLLVAMDKNHVIGMNNDLPWHLPRDLKFFKEKTMGKHIIMGSRTYDSIGKPLPNRINTVITRDIVGYPDEVQLIHDMNTLKKWNAKDPEEELIVIGGGNIFKQVLPFADKMYITLIDEEFEGDTYFPEFSESDWNLVKKDKGIKDEKNPYDYYFMEYERK is encoded by the coding sequence ATGATATCTTTACTAGTTGCAATGGACAAAAACCATGTAATCGGAATGAATAATGACTTGCCGTGGCATTTGCCTCGCGACTTGAAATTTTTCAAAGAGAAAACAATGGGAAAGCATATTATTATGGGGAGCCGCACTTATGATTCAATAGGCAAGCCCCTCCCTAATCGCATTAACACAGTTATTACGAGAGATATTGTCGGCTATCCAGATGAAGTTCAGCTCATTCATGACATGAACACATTGAAGAAATGGAATGCTAAAGATCCAGAGGAAGAATTGATTGTTATCGGCGGCGGTAATATATTCAAGCAAGTTTTGCCATTTGCAGATAAAATGTACATTACACTCATCGATGAAGAATTTGAAGGAGATACTTATTTCCCTGAGTTCTCAGAGTCTGATTGGAACTTGGTTAAGAAAGATAAAGGGATAAAGGATGAAAAAAATCCTTATGATTATTACTTTATGGAATACGAACGTAAGTAA
- a CDS encoding DUF6501 family protein: MIHKNWENRPTIKQIKCEHVNAKKFVVNKKLTPGKIYDVKNETEEFYFILDNSDRIAGFHKEYFSEVN, from the coding sequence ATGATTCATAAAAATTGGGAAAACAGACCAACAATCAAACAGATTAAATGCGAACATGTTAATGCGAAAAAATTTGTTGTCAATAAAAAATTGACACCAGGAAAAATATACGATGTTAAAAATGAAACAGAAGAATTTTATTTTATTCTTGATAACAGCGATCGAATTGCCGGTTTTCATAAAGAGTACTTCAGCGAAGTCAATTAA
- the vrrA gene encoding VrrA/YqfQ family protein, whose translation MFDFGNRTEHSSMRRPDRFTRKPEITQNISKPSSDGIMGHLDKIQQFVNAVERTAPYIEEYGPFIKNLPQMYRMIKAFKSLETEEQDSSASDGESQKAETTNKGEEEIHEAVEDEQNIPKDGTSKPRLFI comes from the coding sequence ATGTTCGATTTCGGTAATCGTACTGAACATTCATCTATGCGAAGGCCTGACAGGTTTACAAGAAAGCCTGAAATCACGCAAAATATTAGTAAGCCCTCTTCTGATGGGATTATGGGCCATTTAGATAAAATTCAGCAATTCGTAAATGCTGTAGAGAGAACAGCTCCGTATATTGAAGAATACGGTCCATTTATAAAAAACCTTCCGCAAATGTATCGGATGATCAAAGCTTTCAAATCACTTGAAACAGAAGAACAGGATTCATCTGCTAGTGATGGGGAATCTCAAAAAGCGGAAACCACTAATAAAGGTGAGGAAGAGATACATGAGGCAGTGGAAGATGAGCAGAATATCCCCAAGGATGGAACATCCAAGCCGAGACTGTTTATATAA
- a CDS encoding thymidylate synthase, with amino-acid sequence MVTGEKAYLELCSHILKNGYRKGDRTGTGTYSVFGAQMRFDLQEGFPLLTTKKVPFRLVASELLWFIKGDTNIRYLLENNNNIWNEWAFKNWVESNEYEGPDMTDFGRRAATDSEFAKIYDEEMEEFKKRILSDGNFAHIYGELGSVYGKQWRNWHTSKGETIDQLKEVEQSIRNNPDSRRHIVSAWNPEDLPSMALPPCHTLFQFYVADGKLSCQLYQRSADIFLGVPFNIASYALLTQLLAQTCGLEPGEFIHTLGDAHIYANHVEQVKAQLERAPRELPQLVLNPDISSLFDFELKDMEIRGYDPHPSIKAPIAV; translated from the coding sequence ATGGTAACAGGTGAGAAAGCCTATTTAGAATTATGCAGTCACATCTTGAAAAACGGGTACAGAAAAGGAGACCGAACAGGCACAGGCACTTATTCTGTTTTTGGAGCACAAATGCGGTTCGATCTTCAAGAAGGCTTCCCTTTGCTGACTACAAAGAAAGTCCCTTTCCGACTTGTAGCGAGTGAATTGCTATGGTTTATTAAAGGCGATACGAACATCCGCTACTTGCTTGAAAACAATAATAATATTTGGAATGAGTGGGCGTTTAAAAACTGGGTTGAAAGCAATGAGTATGAAGGTCCAGATATGACTGATTTCGGAAGGCGTGCAGCAACAGACTCTGAATTTGCAAAGATTTATGATGAGGAAATGGAAGAGTTCAAAAAGCGTATTTTGAGTGATGGCAATTTTGCTCATATATACGGTGAACTTGGAAGTGTCTATGGCAAACAATGGCGCAATTGGCATACTTCCAAAGGGGAGACGATTGATCAGCTTAAAGAGGTTGAACAATCAATCCGTAATAACCCGGATTCAAGAAGACATATCGTGTCTGCGTGGAATCCAGAGGATTTGCCAAGTATGGCTTTACCGCCTTGCCACACACTTTTTCAATTCTATGTAGCTGATGGCAAGCTCTCATGTCAGCTTTACCAGCGCTCGGCCGATATTTTCCTTGGTGTTCCGTTCAATATAGCTTCGTATGCACTGTTGACTCAGCTGCTCGCTCAAACGTGCGGGCTTGAACCTGGCGAATTCATCCATACACTTGGTGATGCGCATATATATGCAAATCATGTTGAACAGGTTAAAGCTCAGCTTGAAAGAGCTCCTAGAGAATTGCCACAACTTGTGCTTAATCCTGATATCAGCTCTCTATTTGATTTTGAGTTGAAAGATATGGAAATTAGAGGCTATGATCCTCATCCTTCCATCAAGGCACCTATTGCAGTATAA
- the msrB gene encoding peptide-methionine (R)-S-oxide reductase MsrB gives MVQPFDERPGIKSVVSGYTGGTVENPTYEQVCSNETGHVEAVQIEFNPDIMPYERLVETFWQQIDPTDPGGQFHDRGESYKTAIFYHDENQKEIAEKSKANLEASGRFKKPIATKILPAKPFYPAEDKHQDYYKKNAFHYRLYKKGSGREDFIKDNWKPEKLDKAVLKEKLTPIQYKVTQENGTERPFENEYWNNEKEGLYVDIVTGEPLFSSQDQFDAGCGWPSFSKPVDPYDVTEHEDQSFGMRRVEVRSRNSDSHLGHVFDDGPKELGGLRYCINSAALRFIPKDKLESEGYGEYNYLFK, from the coding sequence ATGGTTCAGCCGTTCGATGAGCGACCTGGAATTAAGTCTGTAGTCTCCGGTTACACAGGAGGAACGGTTGAGAACCCGACATATGAACAAGTATGTTCCAACGAAACGGGTCATGTAGAGGCAGTCCAAATAGAATTTAATCCCGATATCATGCCGTATGAGCGACTTGTAGAGACGTTCTGGCAACAAATTGATCCTACAGATCCGGGCGGGCAATTCCATGATCGTGGGGAATCATACAAGACAGCAATCTTCTACCATGATGAAAATCAAAAGGAAATTGCCGAAAAATCAAAAGCCAATCTTGAAGCTAGTGGCAGATTCAAAAAACCAATTGCTACAAAAATTCTGCCGGCAAAACCTTTTTATCCTGCTGAGGACAAGCATCAGGATTATTATAAGAAGAATGCTTTCCACTACAGGCTTTACAAAAAAGGCTCTGGACGTGAAGATTTCATTAAAGATAACTGGAAGCCTGAAAAACTGGATAAAGCTGTGTTAAAGGAAAAACTGACACCGATTCAGTATAAAGTAACACAGGAAAACGGAACAGAGCGTCCTTTTGAAAATGAGTACTGGAATAATGAAAAAGAAGGCCTTTATGTAGATATTGTAACAGGAGAACCTCTGTTCTCTTCGCAAGATCAATTTGATGCAGGGTGTGGGTGGCCGAGTTTTTCAAAACCTGTTGATCCTTATGATGTAACAGAGCATGAAGATCAATCCTTCGGTATGCGCCGTGTTGAAGTGCGAAGCCGCAACTCAGATTCGCATCTCGGTCATGTCTTTGATGATGGGCCGAAAGAACTTGGTGGATTGCGTTATTGCATCAATTCAGCAGCACTTAGATTTATTCCAAAAGACAAACTGGAGAGCGAAGGTTACGGAGAATATAATTATCTCTTCAAGTAA
- a CDS encoding twin-arginine translocase TatA/TatE family subunit — MFSNIGFPGLVLIVIIALVVFGPSKLPDIGKAFGSSLREFKNATKDIMEDDSDTSKQQNKG, encoded by the coding sequence ATTTTTAGCAACATCGGCTTCCCTGGGCTTGTTCTTATTGTTATTATAGCTCTTGTTGTCTTTGGACCGTCTAAACTCCCCGATATTGGGAAGGCGTTTGGAAGTTCTTTAAGGGAATTCAAAAATGCAACGAAGGATATTATGGAAGATGACTCTGATACATCAAAGCAACAGAACAAAGGATAG
- a CDS encoding sterile alpha motif-like domain-containing protein encodes MRSFYQYAKSYRGELKITDEGRLAEWIVDDFDFPKQSTDYDELSEYIEWNSPFPGAASVFDKLWTEYLERR; translated from the coding sequence ATGCGTTCCTTTTATCAATATGCAAAAAGCTATCGAGGAGAATTGAAGATCACCGATGAAGGACGATTGGCTGAATGGATTGTTGATGATTTTGACTTTCCAAAACAATCAACGGACTATGATGAACTAAGTGAATATATTGAATGGAATAGTCCTTTTCCTGGGGCTGCTTCGGTATTTGATAAGCTTTGGACTGAATATTTGGAGAGGAGATAA
- a CDS encoding isoprenylcysteine carboxylmethyltransferase family protein codes for MSWSVSIIFSILVFMRVLEHSISRANEVWLRNQGRVVESSIPFRTFTVLQILFYLSLFLEVTLLNHAEEQPDLFWVIVLLLLTSTKIWCMRVRGTFWNLKGLRLARVGLLKSGPYKLSRHPEYWILAGELIAVPLMFKLYVTFALFVLLHCSLFIVQMPEQSQRKVL; via the coding sequence TTGTCATGGAGTGTAAGCATCATTTTTAGTATTCTCGTATTTATGCGGGTTTTGGAACATTCAATAAGCAGGGCCAATGAAGTTTGGCTCAGGAATCAGGGCAGAGTAGTCGAAAGCAGTATTCCATTTCGGACTTTTACTGTTTTGCAGATTTTGTTTTATTTATCGTTGTTCTTGGAAGTCACTTTACTTAACCATGCAGAGGAACAGCCTGATCTCTTTTGGGTAATTGTATTACTGCTACTGACTAGCACAAAAATTTGGTGCATGAGAGTACGTGGGACTTTTTGGAACTTGAAAGGTCTGCGTCTTGCACGTGTTGGTCTATTAAAATCCGGGCCTTATAAGTTATCCCGACATCCGGAATACTGGATTTTGGCAGGTGAATTGATTGCTGTTCCACTAATGTTTAAGTTATATGTAACGTTTGCGCTCTTTGTACTGTTGCACTGTTCACTCTTCATCGTTCAGATGCCGGAACAGTCACAAAGAAAGGTTTTATAA
- a CDS encoding formate--tetrahydrofolate ligase has product MKTDIEIAQEAKLEPIEVIAEKLGLTKDDWEPYGHTKAKVSDKLLQKKANDPDGKIILVTAINPTPAGEGKSTVTVGLGQAMHKIGKNAVIALREPSLGPVMGIKGGAAGGGYSQVLPMEDINLHFTGDLHAITSANNALAALIDNHIQQGNDLNIDPRRIVWKRVIDMNDRALREIVIGLGGPKKGVPRQDGFNITVASEIMAILCLSTGIDDLKERLSNIVFGYTYDDEPVTVRDLKVEGALTLLLKDAIKPNLVQTIENTPAIIHGGPFANIAHGCNSLIATKTAAKLGDYVITEAGFGADLGAEKFLDIKSRIGDFEPAAVVIVATVRALKMHGGVAKDNLKEENVDALKAGMENLEKHIETVNEFGLPYVVAINKFPTDTENETSFVENWCEERGIKVALTDVFAKGGEGGIDLAKAVVEQIDTAESNFKRLYDLDMSLEDKIRTIATKVYGAADVDFSLPAKKQLALYEKLGWGKLPVCMAKTQYSLSDNPALLGRPSGFTINIREARPSIGAGFIVVLTGDVMTMPGLPKQPAALKMDVKEDGKIVGLF; this is encoded by the coding sequence ATGAAAACCGATATTGAAATCGCACAGGAAGCCAAACTAGAACCCATCGAGGTGATTGCAGAAAAACTGGGTCTTACGAAAGATGACTGGGAGCCTTACGGACACACAAAGGCAAAAGTCTCAGACAAGCTTCTCCAGAAGAAAGCGAATGACCCTGATGGAAAAATCATACTAGTCACAGCAATCAACCCAACTCCTGCTGGTGAAGGTAAATCAACTGTAACGGTTGGTCTTGGCCAGGCAATGCACAAAATTGGAAAAAATGCTGTCATTGCGCTAAGGGAGCCTTCACTCGGTCCAGTAATGGGAATTAAAGGCGGCGCTGCAGGCGGTGGCTATTCCCAAGTGTTACCGATGGAGGATATCAACTTGCATTTCACCGGTGACCTTCATGCAATTACAAGCGCCAATAATGCGCTTGCTGCTTTGATTGATAATCATATCCAACAAGGTAATGACCTGAACATTGATCCACGCCGTATCGTTTGGAAGCGTGTTATTGACATGAATGATCGTGCACTTCGCGAGATCGTCATTGGCTTAGGTGGTCCGAAAAAAGGTGTTCCACGTCAAGATGGTTTTAATATTACGGTAGCATCCGAAATCATGGCGATTCTATGTCTTTCCACAGGCATTGATGATCTCAAAGAACGTCTTTCAAATATCGTATTTGGCTACACATATGATGATGAACCTGTAACTGTCAGAGATTTGAAAGTTGAAGGGGCATTGACATTACTTCTTAAGGATGCAATTAAGCCAAACCTTGTACAAACGATTGAGAATACACCAGCAATCATTCACGGCGGTCCATTTGCGAATATTGCGCATGGCTGTAACAGTCTTATTGCTACTAAGACAGCAGCGAAGCTTGGAGACTATGTTATTACTGAAGCAGGTTTTGGAGCGGATCTCGGGGCTGAGAAATTCCTTGATATCAAGTCGCGAATTGGTGATTTTGAGCCTGCTGCTGTTGTAATTGTTGCGACAGTTCGTGCGCTTAAAATGCATGGAGGCGTAGCAAAAGACAACTTGAAAGAAGAAAATGTTGACGCTTTGAAAGCCGGAATGGAAAACCTTGAGAAGCATATTGAAACGGTCAATGAATTCGGTCTCCCGTACGTAGTGGCGATTAACAAATTCCCTACCGATACAGAAAATGAGACTTCATTTGTTGAAAATTGGTGTGAAGAACGCGGTATTAAAGTAGCACTTACTGATGTGTTCGCTAAAGGCGGCGAGGGTGGTATTGATCTTGCTAAAGCAGTTGTTGAACAAATTGATACTGCTGAAAGCAACTTCAAACGCCTTTACGATCTAGATATGTCTCTTGAAGATAAAATCCGTACGATTGCTACGAAAGTATATGGAGCTGCAGATGTAGATTTCTCTCTACCTGCGAAGAAGCAACTTGCTCTTTATGAGAAGCTTGGATGGGGCAAATTGCCAGTATGTATGGCCAAAACACAGTATTCACTCTCTGACAATCCGGCATTGCTTGGCCGTCCGAGTGGATTTACAATTAATATAAGAGAGGCTAGACCTTCCATTGGTGCAGGATTCATTGTCGTCCTTACAGGGGATGTTATGACAATGCCTGGTTTGCCTAAGCAACCAGCTGCCTTGAAGATGGATGTTAAAGAAGACGGCAAAATTGTCGGCTTGTTCTAA
- the tatC gene encoding twin-arginine translocase subunit TatC, which translates to MIHPQMTDEKEMNVVGHLSELRNRLILTAVIFITFFILAFIYVKKIYAFFVQDLSFQLNITSPGDIIWVYFTMAGIVALAFTLPVIAAQAWLFIKPALTPAERKASLPYIPAVFLLFAGGLVFGYMIFTKLILPFLLSLNNGMFNELFTVDKYFKFMFHLVLPFALFFEIPIFAMFLTSLGVITPDFLRKIRKYAYFVLVIAGAALTPPDFFLQLVVAVPLILLYEASIYCSMAVYRRKLKKMNELE; encoded by the coding sequence ATGATCCATCCACAAATGACGGATGAAAAAGAAATGAATGTAGTTGGACATCTGTCCGAACTGCGTAACAGACTCATATTGACCGCAGTAATATTTATTACGTTTTTCATATTAGCATTTATTTATGTTAAAAAAATCTACGCATTTTTTGTACAAGATCTATCCTTCCAGCTGAATATTACAAGCCCTGGAGATATAATATGGGTTTATTTCACGATGGCAGGTATTGTTGCTCTTGCCTTCACATTACCTGTTATTGCAGCACAGGCGTGGCTATTTATTAAACCAGCCCTTACACCAGCTGAGAGAAAAGCTTCACTACCATACATTCCTGCTGTTTTCTTATTGTTCGCAGGAGGACTTGTATTCGGTTACATGATTTTCACTAAGCTGATATTGCCTTTTCTACTTTCCTTGAATAATGGTATGTTTAATGAATTATTTACAGTAGATAAGTATTTTAAGTTCATGTTCCATTTAGTACTGCCATTTGCACTTTTCTTTGAAATTCCTATTTTTGCTATGTTCCTGACAAGTCTTGGTGTAATCACTCCTGATTTTTTACGCAAAATACGTAAATATGCATATTTTGTACTTGTAATTGCGGGTGCAGCCCTGACACCACCTGATTTCTTCTTACAACTCGTTGTGGCGGTTCCGCTAATTCTGCTTTATGAGGCAAGTATATATTGTTCAATGGCTGTTTATCGCAGAAAATTAAAGAAAATGAACGAGCTTGAATAA
- the mobA gene encoding molybdenum cofactor guanylyltransferase: MRIVGAVLAGGASSRMGTDKSMLSIGGTPAIKHICTNLEKVVNELVLITHKPDQYDFLNIPVYQDVFPGKGPLAGLHSVMYHKPADAYLLAACDMPFLNQEVCEFLVKQLPGYDAVLPVYAGKRQPLAAVIGYKAFPVIQRMLEENQLKIGLLFEQIRTKEQCEFPFPDKVLVKHFFNMNHPHEYEKAKEYFTN; this comes from the coding sequence ATGCGTATTGTTGGAGCGGTTCTTGCAGGTGGCGCTTCTTCACGAATGGGTACTGACAAATCAATGCTTTCGATTGGCGGTACCCCGGCAATTAAACATATTTGTACGAATTTAGAAAAGGTGGTCAATGAACTTGTGTTGATCACCCATAAGCCCGATCAATATGATTTCTTAAATATACCTGTTTATCAGGATGTTTTCCCAGGGAAAGGTCCGCTTGCCGGGCTTCATTCAGTTATGTATCACAAACCCGCTGATGCCTATTTACTTGCAGCATGTGATATGCCTTTTCTGAATCAGGAGGTTTGCGAGTTTCTCGTTAAGCAGTTACCAGGATATGATGCTGTACTGCCAGTATATGCTGGTAAACGCCAACCTCTTGCAGCAGTTATTGGGTATAAGGCATTTCCTGTTATTCAAAGGATGCTGGAAGAGAATCAGCTCAAAATCGGATTGTTATTTGAACAGATCCGTACGAAGGAACAGTGTGAGTTTCCATTTCCTGATAAGGTTCTAGTTAAGCATTTTTTTAATATGAATCATCCCCATGAATATGAAAAGGCAAAAGAGTATTTCACGAACTGA
- a CDS encoding FAD-dependent oxidoreductase → MTKSNLPEESKSAWLKNAGTNYPPLNESIEATVAIVGGGITGVTAAYLLAKSGVNTVLVEADRICGGTTGHTTAKISAQHGLIYDTLINNTSENEAKLYYQANVEAMSLIERLVKEHNIDCNYEKHDAYVYTNEKKQLEQLEKEADAYKKLGINGEMVNEIPLEIPMISALKMSDQAQFHPVKYIHALAEQAQNSGARIYEASPAEDIKPDDRPCVILRNKKEIKCDFIIIASHFPFWDKQGLYFARMEPQRSYVNAVTNPNKYPGGMYISAEQPTRSIRYMKDDEHGELWLIGGDGHKTGQGDPELQHFETLQEYAEDTFNAGETIYRWSAQDPVTVDKIPYIGRITEGKQQIMVATGYAKWGMTQGTIAAQLMTNLILKKESPYKDLYNPGRSIKGNTIKNTMSYNLDVAKHLIKGKLDFHNQHVNELESDEAAITQMNGQRVGAYKDDNGELYLVDTTCTHLGCEVNWNSGEKSWDCPCHGSRFSYTGEVLEGPAVQPLKRYKPETE, encoded by the coding sequence ATGACGAAAAGTAATTTACCTGAAGAAAGTAAATCCGCATGGCTTAAAAATGCCGGAACCAATTATCCTCCATTAAATGAATCGATTGAAGCAACTGTTGCAATTGTAGGTGGAGGGATTACTGGTGTAACAGCAGCCTATCTCCTTGCTAAATCAGGAGTCAATACAGTACTTGTAGAAGCCGATCGAATATGCGGTGGAACTACAGGACATACAACAGCTAAGATTAGTGCCCAGCATGGATTGATCTATGACACTTTAATTAACAATACAAGTGAAAATGAAGCTAAGCTGTATTATCAAGCAAATGTTGAAGCAATGAGCTTGATTGAACGACTCGTTAAAGAACATAACATCGATTGTAATTATGAGAAACATGATGCTTATGTATACACAAATGAAAAAAAACAGCTGGAACAATTAGAAAAAGAAGCCGATGCATATAAAAAGCTAGGTATTAATGGTGAAATGGTCAATGAAATTCCTCTTGAAATTCCAATGATTTCTGCATTGAAAATGTCAGACCAAGCTCAATTCCATCCTGTTAAATATATTCATGCATTAGCTGAGCAAGCACAAAATTCAGGAGCAAGAATATATGAGGCTTCGCCAGCTGAAGATATTAAACCTGATGATCGCCCGTGTGTAATTTTACGTAATAAAAAAGAAATCAAATGTGATTTTATTATTATCGCTTCACATTTTCCTTTCTGGGATAAACAAGGACTATATTTTGCGAGAATGGAGCCACAGAGATCATATGTCAACGCAGTAACAAATCCTAACAAGTATCCCGGAGGCATGTATATTAGCGCGGAACAACCGACGAGATCGATACGTTATATGAAAGATGATGAGCATGGAGAATTATGGCTTATTGGCGGAGATGGCCACAAAACTGGCCAAGGCGATCCTGAGCTTCAACATTTCGAAACATTGCAGGAATATGCTGAAGATACTTTTAACGCAGGAGAAACAATATACCGTTGGTCTGCGCAAGATCCTGTGACTGTTGATAAAATCCCATATATTGGTCGGATTACTGAAGGCAAGCAACAGATCATGGTTGCAACAGGTTATGCAAAATGGGGTATGACACAAGGTACAATCGCTGCCCAATTAATGACAAATTTAATCCTAAAAAAAGAGTCACCATACAAAGACCTGTATAATCCTGGAAGGTCTATAAAAGGCAATACGATAAAAAATACGATGAGTTATAATCTTGATGTCGCAAAGCATTTAATTAAGGGCAAATTAGACTTCCATAATCAGCATGTAAATGAATTGGAATCAGATGAAGCTGCAATTACCCAAATGAATGGTCAGCGCGTCGGTGCATATAAAGATGATAATGGCGAATTATATTTGGTAGATACAACTTGTACGCATTTAGGATGCGAAGTAAATTGGAATTCTGGAGAAAAATCATGGGATTGTCCATGCCATGGATCCAGATTCTCATATACTGGAGAAGTTCTCGAAGGTCCTGCGGTGCAGCCACTTAAAAGATATAAACCAGAAACTGAATAA
- a CDS encoding indolepyruvate ferredoxin oxidoreductase subunit alpha, with product MAFVITSPCKEELAGECVEVCPVDCIEKGEGMFFIDPDICIDCGACEAVCPVEAIYFEDEVPAEEEEYILINRQYFENK from the coding sequence GTGGCATTTGTTATTACTTCGCCCTGTAAAGAGGAATTAGCTGGCGAATGTGTGGAAGTGTGTCCTGTAGACTGTATCGAAAAAGGCGAAGGCATGTTCTTTATCGACCCGGATATCTGCATTGATTGTGGCGCATGTGAAGCTGTTTGTCCTGTGGAAGCGATCTATTTTGAAGATGAAGTACCTGCAGAAGAAGAAGAGTATATTTTAATTAATCGTCAATATTTCGAAAATAAATGA